In a single window of the Fibrobacterota bacterium genome:
- a CDS encoding ABC transporter ATP-binding protein, whose translation MSAHARIRLEGVAKKFGDVIAVYPLDLEVPKGEFLVLLGPSGCGKTTTLRMMAGLDSPTQGKVFLNGRDATSLRPGARDVAFVFQLFSLYPHLTVLDNVAFTLRAQGLPATEAKRQAFDMLRRMGVEGFASLHPERLSGSDQQRVGLARALVRRPQAFLMDEPLGTLDGGLRAEMRATLRAIHNQSGATTVFVTHDQEEAMGLADRISILREGRVVQTGSPRALYDHPADLYVADFLGSPGMNLMRARREGDWAAPEGIDLALRLSDGSEPGMAETGALWLGVRPENVVLTESGAPCQVERTQPLGAYNLLTLRAGAGFLKAWLPAGIRFGEGETVRVSFLPGGCRWFGGPTGAALPWLTLEAACPATR comes from the coding sequence GTGAGCGCGCATGCCCGCATTCGCCTGGAAGGAGTAGCCAAGAAATTCGGCGATGTGATCGCCGTCTATCCGCTCGATCTGGAAGTACCCAAGGGCGAGTTCCTGGTATTGTTGGGGCCGAGCGGCTGCGGCAAAACCACCACCCTACGCATGATGGCGGGGCTGGATTCGCCCACGCAAGGCAAGGTCTTCCTGAACGGGAGGGACGCGACCTCCTTAAGGCCGGGCGCCCGCGACGTCGCCTTCGTGTTCCAACTGTTTTCGCTGTATCCCCATCTGACCGTCCTCGACAACGTCGCCTTCACCTTGCGGGCCCAGGGATTGCCCGCGACCGAGGCCAAGCGCCAAGCCTTCGATATGCTCCGTCGTATGGGCGTGGAAGGCTTCGCGTCCCTCCATCCCGAACGGCTTTCCGGGTCCGATCAGCAGCGGGTGGGCCTGGCGCGGGCGCTGGTGCGGCGGCCGCAGGCCTTCCTGATGGACGAACCGCTGGGGACCTTGGACGGCGGCCTCAGGGCCGAGATGCGCGCGACCTTGCGGGCCATACACAACCAGAGCGGCGCGACCACGGTGTTCGTGACCCATGATCAGGAAGAAGCCATGGGCTTGGCCGACCGCATCTCCATCCTGCGCGAGGGCCGCGTGGTCCAAACGGGATCGCCGCGCGCCCTTTACGATCATCCGGCCGATCTTTACGTGGCCGATTTTCTGGGTTCGCCGGGCATGAACCTGATGCGCGCGCGGCGCGAGGGCGATTGGGCCGCGCCGGAAGGGATCGATCTGGCCCTGCGCCTTTCCGATGGCAGCGAGCCCGGTATGGCGGAAACGGGGGCGTTGTGGCTGGGCGTGCGTCCCGAGAACGTCGTGCTCACGGAATCCGGCGCGCCCTGCCAGGTGGAGCGGACCCAGCCCCTGGGCGCTTACAATCTGCTGACCCTGCGCGCCGGCGCTGGGTTCCTGAAGGCCTGGCTGCCCGCGGGCATCCGCTTCGGGGAAGGGGAAACCGTGCGGGTTTCCTTCCTGCCCGGCGGCTGCCGCTGGTTCGGCGGCCCCACGGGAGCGGCCCTACCCTGGCTTACCTTGGAGGCGGCATGCCCGGCTACGCGGTAG
- a CDS encoding HupE/UreJ family protein, protein MRYLASLLIAVCLGALPASAHPNGASLIDITLKGDSAEAGIQVKPDDILSVTQAGNYWGATPAKLQEIGDKLAYYLEARFDFKVDGHAAPVGLFEFRKRSGYSTRYMDSADYMDTTVAFRLRYPIPPGAKKLDIDSKLFAEFEIQPLCHLRIFYQGTEIRRKFLGLDDRFSMSLEKDSLEAMLAAARQPAPAPGQAAPPQAQPQESVVGRFLWLGFTHILPEGLDHILFVLGLFFFATYFRPLFVQITAFTIAHSITLGLSLFGVFSLSSRIVEPLIALSIAVVAIENIFYRKLRPSRFLIVFGFGLIHGLGFAGVLKSLGLPANQFLKVLVSFNLGVEGGQLAVVAMAAALTGWMWKKPWYFKRVVVPVSALIAAVGLFWFVQRIVRPGF, encoded by the coding sequence ATGCGTTACCTAGCCAGTTTACTGATCGCCGTTTGCCTGGGCGCGCTGCCGGCGTCGGCCCATCCCAACGGCGCGTCCCTGATCGATATCACGCTCAAGGGCGATAGCGCTGAGGCGGGCATCCAGGTGAAGCCGGACGATATCTTGTCGGTCACCCAAGCCGGCAACTATTGGGGCGCCACCCCGGCGAAATTGCAGGAGATCGGCGATAAGCTCGCCTACTACTTGGAAGCCCGCTTTGATTTCAAGGTCGACGGGCATGCCGCGCCCGTGGGGTTGTTTGAGTTCCGCAAGAGGTCGGGATATTCCACCCGCTACATGGATAGCGCCGACTACATGGATACTACGGTCGCCTTCCGCTTGCGCTATCCCATTCCCCCCGGAGCGAAAAAGCTGGATATCGACAGCAAGCTGTTCGCCGAGTTCGAGATCCAGCCCTTATGCCATTTGCGCATCTTCTACCAGGGAACGGAAATCCGGCGCAAGTTCCTCGGACTGGATGATCGCTTCTCCATGTCCCTCGAAAAGGATTCCCTGGAAGCCATGCTGGCGGCGGCCCGACAGCCTGCTCCCGCCCCTGGCCAAGCGGCTCCGCCCCAAGCCCAACCCCAGGAATCGGTGGTGGGCCGCTTCCTATGGCTGGGGTTCACGCATATCCTTCCCGAAGGCTTGGACCATATCCTATTCGTGCTGGGGCTCTTCTTCTTCGCCACCTACTTCCGTCCCCTATTCGTTCAGATCACCGCATTCACCATCGCGCATTCCATCACCCTGGGGCTTTCCTTGTTCGGGGTCTTTTCCCTCTCCTCCCGCATCGTGGAGCCGCTTATCGCCTTGTCGATCGCGGTGGTGGCCATCGAAAACATCTTCTACCGCAAACTGCGCCCTTCCCGCTTCCTCATCGTTTTCGGCTTCGGGCTCATCCACGGCCTCGGCTTCGCGGGGGTGCTCAAGAGCCTGGGCCTGCCCGCGAACCAGTTCCTCAAGGTGCTGGTCAGCTTCAACCTGGGGGTAGAAGGCGGTCAGCTCGCCGTGGTCGCCATGGCGGCGGCCCTCACGGGCTGGATGTGGAAGAAACCCTGGTACTTCAAGCGCGTGGTGGTGCCGGTTAGCGCCTTGATCGCCGCCGTCGGCCTCTTTTGGTTCGTGCAGCGTATCGTCCGCCCCGGTTTCTGA
- the eboE gene encoding metabolite traffic protein EboE has product MKNLSLTYCTNVHPLGDWGVWSDLIGRFGPMVRDELGWPGMPMGLWFPASFIEEMNRDPRAARERLLDHLSAHGLSAFTCNAFPYGNFHDAEVKTKVYQPDWTTPERLAYTVACARLLAAILPAGAEGSVSTLPLGWRVGWTAEHGHRAAANLCAFAREARALAEMDGRTIRLGLEPEPGCALETTLQVRLFWAQVLRPEAKRAGLSDEDLSRFLGVCYDTCHQAVQFEDPVDVLEAFAADGIPIAKMQLSSALEFKPDPARATLEMRRRFVEPRFLHQVRVRTPVGVAVFDDLPQALAEGARPIEALVGSSVGTAGASASSAAGGAADKVRAAGVPPAHFSGLDLWDYPWRVHFHLPIDSDRMLDAEAIGTTREDMLAAFQHAVARKLCRHFEVETYTWSVLPEAHRPDGDAALAASLARELRFIEERVPPGYVMNGWTKGRHG; this is encoded by the coding sequence TTGAAAAACCTCAGCCTCACCTATTGCACCAATGTGCATCCTTTGGGGGATTGGGGCGTTTGGAGCGACCTGATCGGCCGCTTCGGGCCCATGGTGCGGGATGAGCTGGGCTGGCCGGGGATGCCCATGGGCCTCTGGTTCCCCGCTTCCTTTATAGAAGAGATGAACCGGGATCCCCGCGCCGCACGCGAACGTCTGCTGGATCATCTGTCCGCGCACGGGCTCTCCGCCTTCACTTGCAACGCGTTCCCTTACGGAAACTTCCATGATGCCGAGGTGAAGACCAAGGTCTATCAACCCGATTGGACCACGCCCGAACGCTTGGCCTATACGGTGGCCTGCGCCCGCCTACTGGCGGCGATCCTGCCCGCCGGCGCGGAGGGATCGGTCTCGACCTTGCCCTTGGGCTGGCGCGTGGGTTGGACCGCGGAGCATGGTCATCGCGCGGCGGCGAACTTGTGCGCCTTCGCGCGCGAGGCGCGCGCCCTCGCGGAAATGGACGGGCGCACGATCCGTCTCGGGCTGGAGCCGGAGCCGGGCTGCGCCCTCGAAACCACCCTGCAAGTCCGCCTTTTCTGGGCCCAAGTCTTAAGGCCGGAAGCCAAGCGCGCGGGCCTAAGCGACGAGGATCTGTCCCGTTTCCTCGGCGTCTGCTATGACACCTGCCACCAGGCGGTGCAATTCGAGGATCCCGTCGACGTTCTGGAGGCCTTCGCGGCGGACGGCATCCCCATCGCCAAGATGCAATTGTCCAGCGCCCTCGAGTTCAAGCCCGATCCGGCGCGCGCCACCCTGGAAATGCGGCGGCGTTTCGTCGAGCCGCGTTTCCTGCATCAAGTCCGCGTGCGCACGCCTGTCGGCGTGGCCGTCTTCGACGATCTGCCCCAGGCCCTCGCCGAGGGCGCGCGGCCTATCGAAGCCTTGGTCGGTTCGTCCGTCGGGACCGCGGGAGCGTCGGCGAGCTCGGCCGCAGGTGGGGCGGCGGACAAAGTCCGGGCCGCCGGCGTCCCGCCGGCCCATTTCTCTGGGCTCGATTTGTGGGACTATCCCTGGCGCGTTCACTTTCACCTGCCTATCGATTCCGATCGCATGCTCGATGCGGAGGCCATCGGCACCACTCGCGAGGATATGCTCGCCGCCTTCCAGCATGCGGTGGCCCGCAAGCTTTGCCGGCATTTCGAAGTGGAGACCTATACCTGGAGCGTATTGCCCGAAGCCCATCGTCCCGACGGAGATGCCGCCCTGGCCGCCTCCCTCGCGCGCGAACTGCGCTTCATCGAGGAGCGGGTGCCTCCGGGATATGTAATGAACGGCTGGACGAAAGGGCGCCATGGCTGA
- a CDS encoding ABC transporter ATP-binding protein has translation MPGYAVEGLSVDFVGKPALSGVSFRIEPGELLVVLGGSGAGKTTLLRTLAGLQKPSAGRVFEIGPQGPLDLSGLPPHRRDMAMVFQNFSLYPRMSVRENLAFPLQAKTLALPRQEIEARVAQAAAMLALSDKLERRPGQLSGGELQRVALGRALVRRPKLFLLDEPLASLDAKLRERMIMEIRRLQRSLGCAMIYVTHEHSEAMGLADRILALDRGRALQMGPPEEIYRQPAGTRVARMLGRPAINLFSPDEAAALGLPLQGGKRVGIRPESWRISADPAGPATASVVEHLGPHLALVLELQGLILRATAPASLRAKAGDRFRLGIEPGSLLYFDK, from the coding sequence ATGCCCGGCTACGCGGTAGAAGGGCTCTCCGTCGACTTCGTCGGCAAGCCCGCATTGTCCGGGGTTTCCTTCCGGATCGAACCGGGCGAATTGCTGGTGGTGCTGGGGGGATCGGGCGCCGGCAAGACCACCTTGCTGCGCACCTTGGCGGGCCTTCAGAAACCTTCCGCGGGGCGCGTCTTCGAGATAGGCCCGCAAGGACCCTTGGATCTTTCCGGGCTACCGCCGCACCGGCGCGACATGGCCATGGTCTTCCAGAATTTTTCCCTGTACCCGCGCATGAGCGTGCGCGAGAACCTGGCCTTTCCCTTGCAGGCAAAAACCCTGGCTTTGCCGCGACAGGAGATCGAAGCCCGCGTAGCGCAGGCGGCGGCGATGCTGGCCCTTTCCGACAAGCTGGAACGCCGGCCGGGCCAGCTCTCGGGAGGCGAGCTACAGCGCGTGGCCCTGGGGCGGGCCCTGGTGCGGCGCCCCAAGCTCTTCTTGCTCGACGAACCCTTGGCCAGCTTGGACGCCAAGTTGCGCGAGCGCATGATCATGGAGATCCGACGCTTGCAGCGATCGCTGGGCTGCGCCATGATCTACGTGACCCATGAGCATTCCGAAGCCATGGGCCTCGCCGATCGCATCCTGGCGCTGGACCGGGGCCGGGCCCTGCAGATGGGCCCCCCGGAGGAAATCTACCGGCAGCCGGCGGGGACGCGCGTGGCGCGCATGCTGGGCAGGCCCGCCATCAACCTCTTTTCGCCCGACGAGGCCGCCGCTCTGGGGCTTCCGTTGCAAGGCGGCAAGCGCGTCGGCATTCGCCCGGAGAGCTGGAGGATCTCGGCCGACCCGGCCGGTCCCGCTACCGCCTCCGTGGTCGAGCATCTTGGGCCCCATCTGGCCTTGGTCCTGGAGTTGCAGGGATTGATCCTGCGCGCTACCGCTCCGGCTTCCTTGCGGGCCAAGGCCGGGGACCGCTTCCGTCTTGGCATAGAGCCTGGCAGCCTGCTGTACTTCGACAAGTAG
- a CDS encoding sugar ABC transporter permease encodes MSAVRALSDRAVRNLCVMPALGLLILFNVFPLLASFALSFTDFNPIIDTKPIFTGLANYGGLLDSPRQEVWRAFSRTGAMVAVTVGLETILGFCVALLLRRAFKGRGLFTAILLIPMMLSPAVMGSFWRYLFNVDYGVVDWLLDARLAWDGSRPLSFWAVVIAEVWMWTPFMMLLSLAGLNAIPKTLYEAAEVDRAGNWFRFRHITLPLAAPMVILGVVFRAMDGFRLFDTAMVLNGNLEGQPTTFVSVLLHARGFGGSRSLGEPAALAYLLLIASLALASLVLRYLDHVRARRGASGFTGRGA; translated from the coding sequence ATGAGCGCGGTGCGGGCCCTTTCGGATCGGGCGGTGCGCAACCTTTGCGTCATGCCCGCCCTCGGCCTTCTCATCCTCTTCAACGTATTCCCGCTGCTGGCCTCCTTCGCCCTGAGCTTCACCGACTTCAATCCCATCATCGATACCAAACCTATCTTCACCGGCCTCGCCAATTACGGGGGCCTGCTCGACAGCCCGCGCCAGGAGGTGTGGCGCGCCTTCTCCCGCACCGGGGCCATGGTCGCCGTCACCGTAGGCCTGGAGACGATACTGGGCTTCTGCGTGGCCTTGCTGCTGAGGCGGGCCTTCAAGGGCCGGGGCCTGTTCACCGCCATCCTCCTCATCCCTATGATGCTGTCCCCGGCGGTGATGGGGTCATTCTGGCGTTACCTCTTCAACGTCGATTACGGAGTGGTCGATTGGCTGCTGGACGCGCGCCTGGCGTGGGATGGATCTCGCCCGCTCTCCTTCTGGGCGGTCGTCATCGCCGAGGTGTGGATGTGGACGCCCTTCATGATGCTGCTCTCCCTGGCCGGGCTTAACGCCATCCCCAAGACCCTCTACGAAGCCGCCGAAGTGGATCGCGCCGGGAACTGGTTCCGCTTCCGGCATATCACCCTTCCCTTGGCCGCGCCCATGGTGATCCTGGGCGTGGTCTTCCGCGCCATGGACGGCTTCCGCCTGTTCGATACCGCCATGGTCTTGAACGGGAACCTGGAAGGGCAGCCGACCACCTTCGTGAGCGTGCTGTTGCATGCGCGCGGTTTCGGCGGCAGCCGTTCCCTTGGCGAACCGGCCGCCCTCGCCTATCTGCTCTTGATCGCTTCGCTGGCCCTGGCCAGCCTGGTCTTGCGTTACCTCGATCACGTGCGCGCGCGGCGGGGCGCGAGCGGGTTCACGGGGAGGGGCGCATGA
- a CDS encoding iron-containing alcohol dehydrogenase: protein MKQENLQAAAQGVAKTLSAPELNDVASVVRTWESPLAGNAPIHFGPGAIERLPGLLQGLKPDRLFIISDTRVFNLHGSSLLQALSPHFAPEILLIPDGEGEKNLANLESLCTQLFERGATKSSVVVNFGGGVVLNIGGLAASLVYRGIRFVQAPTTLMAQSDVIVSNKQGINFAGGKNRLGVFNTPVAVVADIRYVRSEPMRQLRAAAVEYCKNAILLGGRHYEEALAFFSAPEIFSAPQLARLLENSLAQKFEIARLDPKERSLGLMLEYGHTVGHALEWLSHGRLLHGEAVYHGINVAGQLAAHMGIMPLAELKKQSLLLSRLTGIPSIPKDISVGQILAAAQKDNKKVGKGMAFILMKAVGEVNRQEGSVLTPVCEFQLQRVLLEYWDALL, encoded by the coding sequence ATGAAACAGGAAAATCTGCAAGCAGCCGCCCAAGGGGTGGCCAAGACCTTGTCGGCCCCGGAACTAAACGACGTGGCGTCCGTGGTCCGCACCTGGGAATCGCCCCTGGCCGGCAATGCGCCCATCCATTTCGGGCCCGGCGCCATCGAGCGGTTGCCCGGCCTGTTGCAGGGACTCAAACCGGACAGGCTTTTCATCATCTCGGATACCCGCGTATTCAATCTGCACGGGTCCTCCTTATTGCAGGCGCTTTCCCCCCATTTCGCTCCCGAAATCCTCCTCATTCCCGATGGGGAAGGGGAGAAGAACCTGGCCAACCTGGAATCGCTCTGCACCCAGCTTTTCGAACGCGGGGCTACGAAGTCGTCCGTGGTGGTCAATTTCGGCGGCGGGGTGGTCCTCAATATCGGCGGGCTGGCGGCCTCCCTCGTCTATCGCGGCATCCGTTTCGTGCAAGCGCCCACCACCTTGATGGCCCAAAGCGACGTCATCGTCTCGAACAAGCAGGGGATCAATTTCGCCGGCGGCAAGAACCGCTTGGGCGTGTTCAATACGCCGGTGGCCGTCGTAGCCGACATCCGCTACGTGCGCAGCGAGCCCATGCGCCAGTTGCGCGCCGCCGCGGTGGAATATTGCAAGAACGCCATCCTGCTGGGCGGCAGGCATTACGAGGAAGCCCTCGCGTTCTTCTCCGCTCCCGAGATCTTTTCCGCCCCCCAGCTCGCGCGCCTGTTGGAGAACAGCTTGGCGCAGAAGTTCGAGATCGCCCGCCTCGATCCCAAGGAACGCTCCCTGGGGCTGATGCTCGAGTACGGGCATACCGTGGGGCATGCCTTGGAATGGCTTTCCCATGGACGCCTGCTGCACGGGGAAGCGGTCTATCACGGGATCAACGTGGCGGGCCAGCTGGCGGCGCATATGGGCATCATGCCTTTGGCCGAGCTTAAGAAGCAGAGCCTCTTGCTCTCGCGCCTCACCGGCATCCCGTCCATCCCGAAAGACATTTCCGTGGGCCAGATCCTGGCGGCCGCGCAGAAGGACAACAAAAAAGTGGGCAAGGGCATGGCCTTCATCCTCATGAAGGCGGTGGGGGAAGTGAATCGGCAGGAAGGTTCCGTGCTCACGCCCGTCTGCGAGTTCCAGCTGCAACGCGTCCTGCTCGAGTATTGGGATGCTCTGCTATAG
- a CDS encoding sugar phosphate isomerase/epimerase: MLCYSTGSLPDALSLPAISDLLTNTPFTGVELTVTPPMLARAADAAYWKGIRDLYREKGLAFRNVHLGAPHLLGPEPHRPGLASLDPADRAAKAAACQACMGIAVALGSPHLTITSGLTESEATHARQEAAFREALAGLVAIKPAALKLLIEQEPEHVIRSVEQLDALCLAFPGEVFATFDVGHSAVMGEDIAACIHRLGPLLRNLHLEDIRGRVHAHKLYGEGDIDFAPVFRALREIGYHGDFTPDLYPFKDEPHRAMAASEEFLRSHGVLTRAL; the protein is encoded by the coding sequence ATGCTCTGCTATAGCACCGGTTCCCTTCCCGACGCCCTTTCCCTTCCCGCCATCTCCGATCTCCTGACCAACACCCCTTTCACGGGCGTGGAACTGACGGTGACGCCGCCCATGCTGGCGCGCGCCGCCGATGCGGCTTACTGGAAGGGCATCCGCGACTTGTACCGGGAGAAGGGCCTGGCGTTCCGCAACGTGCATTTGGGCGCGCCGCATTTGCTTGGGCCCGAGCCGCATCGCCCGGGCTTGGCCTCCCTCGATCCCGCGGATAGGGCGGCCAAGGCGGCCGCCTGCCAAGCCTGCATGGGCATCGCGGTCGCGTTGGGATCGCCGCATCTCACCATCACCTCCGGGCTCACCGAATCCGAAGCTACGCATGCCCGCCAGGAGGCGGCTTTCCGGGAAGCGCTGGCGGGACTGGTGGCGATCAAGCCCGCCGCCTTGAAGCTCCTCATCGAGCAGGAGCCCGAACACGTGATCCGTTCGGTGGAGCAATTGGACGCGCTCTGCCTCGCTTTCCCGGGCGAGGTCTTCGCGACCTTCGATGTGGGGCATAGCGCGGTGATGGGGGAGGATATCGCGGCCTGCATCCATCGCCTGGGGCCGCTGTTGCGGAACCTGCATTTGGAAGACATCCGGGGCCGCGTGCACGCGCATAAGCTCTATGGCGAAGGCGATATCGATTTCGCGCCCGTTTTCCGGGCCTTGCGGGAGATCGGCTACCATGGCGACTTCACGCCCGACCTGTATCCCTTTAAGGACGAGCCTCATCGGGCCATGGCCGCATCGGAAGAATTCCTGCGCTCTCATGGCGTATTGACGCGGGCGCTGTAA
- a CDS encoding extracellular solute-binding protein: MALFAVLALTGCGRRDSVPTIRILWAEWHPSDALAELGREYQAKTGVRVQVIQKSWDGAFGDAVFAEFRNRDDHYDIIIGDSQWLGLGAVGGHYVELTDWIKGNIATDRLEPAAMKWYCEYPKGSARYYAVPCEADVMAWIYRKDLFQDPAHKSGFAAFLAKEKVTPAFPLAPPATWEQLRLIARYFKQAVPGMAGLVMPTSRNYDMATMGFEPVLWSFGGEFGDYAAEKVTIGSPATVEALKFYTDLLSSSSAGGRNMGYGEVAAEYISGRAAMACNFMAFFPAFTNPGENPDYYDKTGFFNSPGHQGADGTFRRAAALGGQGMSINAHISPERQDRAKEFLKWFSQSATQADWAAKGGFTSDKTVLSGETFRKAAPYNPLFEEAFQLMRDFWSVPEYDDLLKTCQREFCAVSQDGADAETAVRQVQAEQEAILAKRRPGR, encoded by the coding sequence ATGGCACTGTTCGCCGTCCTGGCCCTGACAGGCTGCGGGCGGCGCGATTCCGTCCCGACCATCCGCATCCTCTGGGCCGAATGGCATCCTTCCGACGCGCTGGCGGAGCTGGGCCGGGAATACCAGGCTAAGACCGGGGTGCGCGTCCAAGTGATCCAGAAATCGTGGGACGGCGCTTTCGGCGACGCCGTGTTCGCGGAGTTCCGCAACCGCGATGATCATTACGACATCATCATCGGGGACAGCCAATGGCTGGGGCTGGGCGCGGTGGGCGGCCATTACGTCGAACTCACGGATTGGATCAAGGGGAATATCGCCACCGATCGCCTGGAGCCGGCGGCGATGAAATGGTACTGCGAATACCCCAAGGGCTCCGCCCGTTACTATGCGGTCCCCTGCGAAGCCGACGTCATGGCCTGGATCTACCGCAAGGATCTTTTCCAGGATCCCGCCCATAAATCCGGCTTCGCCGCCTTCCTGGCCAAGGAGAAGGTAACGCCGGCGTTTCCCCTGGCGCCGCCGGCGACCTGGGAGCAATTGCGCCTGATCGCCCGCTACTTCAAGCAGGCCGTGCCGGGCATGGCCGGGCTGGTGATGCCCACCTCCCGCAATTACGACATGGCCACCATGGGCTTCGAGCCGGTGCTATGGTCCTTCGGCGGCGAGTTCGGCGATTACGCCGCGGAGAAGGTGACCATCGGCTCCCCGGCCACCGTGGAGGCCCTGAAGTTCTATACCGATCTCTTGTCCTCCTCTTCCGCGGGCGGACGGAACATGGGCTACGGGGAGGTGGCGGCGGAATACATCTCCGGCCGCGCGGCCATGGCCTGCAACTTCATGGCCTTTTTCCCCGCCTTCACCAATCCCGGCGAGAATCCCGATTACTACGACAAAACCGGATTCTTCAATTCGCCCGGGCACCAAGGCGCCGACGGGACCTTCCGCCGCGCGGCCGCCTTGGGCGGGCAGGGGATGAGCATCAACGCGCATATCTCCCCCGAACGGCAGGACCGCGCCAAGGAATTCCTGAAATGGTTCTCGCAAAGCGCGACCCAGGCCGATTGGGCCGCCAAGGGCGGATTCACTTCGGACAAGACGGTGCTGTCCGGGGAAACTTTCCGCAAGGCGGCGCCCTACAATCCGCTCTTCGAGGAAGCCTTCCAGCTGATGCGCGATTTCTGGTCCGTCCCCGAGTACGACGATCTCCTGAAGACCTGCCAGCGCGAGTTCTGCGCGGTATCCCAGGACGGCGCCGATGCGGAGACGGCCGTGAGGCAAGTGCAGGCCGAGCAGGAAGCCATCCTGGCCAAGCGGAGGCCGGGCCGATGA
- a CDS encoding carbohydrate ABC transporter permease codes for MSRASRTEGGAFQSEGGAWAPLKAALLAAYALISLAPIVYLVLTAFKLPTDAAALPPRFLPGASAPEDSYWFRFTLLNFRRVLADGGTLLYFFNSVFVSVCSTVLSVAAGSLAGYGFSRFPFRGGRDALFFVLATRMLPPLAVAVPISFMYSRLGILDTRFGLILLYTCFNLSFTTWMMKAFIDEIPAAYEEAAMLDGHTRLEALLRVVLPQAAPGLAATAVFSLISAWNEYAFALTLTSTDAVTMPVRIHSLTGDTGTVPWGPLAAAATLFLVPIVFFGLMMRKHLVRGATFGAVKG; via the coding sequence ATGAGCCGCGCTTCCCGGACCGAGGGCGGCGCCTTCCAGAGCGAAGGCGGGGCCTGGGCGCCGTTGAAGGCGGCCCTGCTGGCGGCCTACGCCTTGATCAGCCTGGCGCCGATCGTCTACTTGGTGCTTACGGCCTTCAAGCTGCCCACCGATGCCGCCGCCTTGCCGCCGCGCTTCCTGCCGGGAGCCTCCGCCCCCGAGGATTCCTACTGGTTCCGTTTCACCTTGTTGAATTTCCGCCGCGTGCTGGCCGATGGCGGGACCCTGCTTTATTTCTTCAATTCCGTTTTCGTATCCGTATGCAGCACCGTGCTCTCCGTGGCGGCGGGGTCGCTGGCCGGTTACGGGTTCAGCCGCTTCCCTTTCCGCGGCGGCCGGGACGCGCTTTTTTTCGTCCTCGCCACGCGCATGCTCCCGCCCCTCGCGGTGGCCGTGCCCATCAGCTTCATGTATAGCCGCCTGGGGATACTCGATACGCGCTTCGGGCTGATCCTTCTCTACACCTGCTTCAACCTCTCCTTCACCACCTGGATGATGAAGGCCTTCATCGATGAGATCCCGGCGGCCTACGAGGAAGCGGCCATGCTCGACGGCCACACGCGCCTGGAAGCCTTGCTGCGCGTGGTCCTGCCCCAGGCGGCCCCGGGGCTTGCCGCCACCGCGGTTTTCTCCCTCATCTCGGCCTGGAACGAATACGCCTTCGCCCTCACCTTGACCAGCACCGACGCGGTCACCATGCCCGTGCGCATCCATTCCCTCACCGGCGATACCGGAACGGTGCCCTGGGGCCCGCTGGCGGCCGCCGCCACCTTGTTCCTGGTACCCATCGTTTTCTTCGGCCTGATGATGCGTAAGCACTTGGTCCGGGGCGCCACCTTCGGCGCGGTGAAGGGTTAG